A region from the Terriglobia bacterium genome encodes:
- a CDS encoding YihY/virulence factor BrkB family protein yields the protein MHGQFSTAKAAAYSSILTLFPAFLVVTSVLEASHNTEGFLQQIAAAVGWVLPPGSRSVALSFFQTKQHHANRIIISTSIVTLLAASGVMISWMDGFRRAYGMQNTWGFWKERAIALYLVLLALIPMGFATILVAFGNEVENWIQAETMHLFKPLIILLWDGVRWAIALITSIAVISLIYHHGLPKTQSWRRVLPGATVASLLWFPATMVFGWYVREYATYSVVYGSFSAAIALLVWMYIVSVIVLLGAEINAQVFPRSPEN from the coding sequence ATGCACGGCCAGTTTTCCACGGCCAAGGCGGCGGCGTATTCGTCCATTCTCACGCTGTTTCCGGCATTTCTGGTGGTCACCTCAGTTCTGGAGGCCTCGCACAACACGGAAGGCTTCCTGCAGCAGATTGCGGCCGCGGTGGGCTGGGTGCTTCCGCCGGGTTCGCGGTCGGTGGCGCTGTCGTTTTTTCAGACCAAGCAGCACCACGCCAACCGGATCATCATCTCCACTTCCATCGTGACCCTGCTGGCGGCTTCCGGCGTGATGATTTCCTGGATGGACGGGTTCCGCCGGGCGTACGGCATGCAGAACACCTGGGGATTCTGGAAGGAACGGGCCATCGCGCTGTACCTGGTGCTCCTGGCGCTGATTCCCATGGGTTTTGCCACCATCCTGGTGGCCTTTGGCAATGAAGTGGAGAACTGGATCCAGGCGGAGACCATGCACCTGTTCAAACCGCTGATCATCTTGCTATGGGACGGAGTGCGCTGGGCGATAGCTCTGATTACCAGCATCGCGGTAATCAGCCTGATCTACCATCATGGGCTGCCCAAGACGCAATCCTGGCGCAGGGTGCTGCCTGGGGCCACGGTGGCGTCCCTGCTTTGGTTCCCGGCGACGATGGTCTTTGGCTGGTACGTCAGAGAGTACGCTACCTACAGCGTGGTCTACGGGTCCTTCAGCGCGGCGATTGCCTTGCTGGTGTGGATGTACATTGTCTCCGTGATCGTGTTGCTGGGAGCTGAGATTAACGCGCAGGTTTTTCCCAGAAGCCCGGAAAACTGA
- a CDS encoding nucleotide-binding protein, with translation MPVTIDEKLEELITRAWNTVQIYRYDWQARVGAFLRAAGLEDTKKEFDNIILHGSDWDSTRAALIGLLEGTAIRVAQNRSQIDAAVRTGPKATDSRKIFVVHGHDSQTKESVARFLERIGLEPVILHEQPSSGLTVPEKLEAFSAVGFAVILLTPDDIGGLASEPDKLNPRARQNVILELGYFLGKLSRRRVCALYKNIEIPSDYQGVLYVEYDASGGWRTKLAQELVEAGFSINLEALLKS, from the coding sequence ATGCCAGTGACAATCGACGAAAAACTAGAGGAGCTTATCACGAGAGCCTGGAACACAGTCCAGATCTATAGGTATGATTGGCAGGCGCGTGTAGGTGCATTTCTTCGAGCCGCGGGTTTGGAAGATACGAAGAAGGAATTCGATAATATTATTTTGCATGGCTCCGATTGGGACTCGACGAGAGCCGCTTTGATTGGGCTTCTCGAAGGAACAGCTATCAGAGTGGCTCAGAATCGATCGCAAATAGATGCCGCGGTCCGCACCGGTCCCAAGGCTACTGATTCAAGAAAGATTTTTGTGGTACATGGTCACGACAGCCAGACTAAGGAATCAGTGGCTCGCTTTCTGGAGCGCATCGGACTGGAGCCAGTAATCCTTCATGAACAACCGAGCTCCGGGCTTACCGTTCCCGAAAAGCTTGAAGCATTTTCAGCAGTGGGCTTCGCAGTCATTTTGCTCACGCCTGATGATATTGGCGGTCTAGCGTCCGAACCCGACAAACTCAACCCGCGTGCCCGTCAGAACGTGATATTGGAGCTCGGCTACTTCCTAGGAAAGCTGTCTCGCCGAAGAGTATGTGCTCTCTACAAGAACATTGAGATCCCGTCCGATTATCAGGGAGTGCTGTATGTCGAGTACGATGCATCAGGAGGATGGCGCACAAAACTGGCACAAGAACTCGTTGAGGCCGGTTTCTCGATCAATCTGGAAGCGCTGCTGAAATCCTGA
- a CDS encoding helix-turn-helix domain-containing protein encodes MEKRKSPRQQKNRQLLRQLLRQAREEIGMIQDELSRKMGRSQGFVSKYELGDRRIDVVDMAEVCDALGISFLDLAKRFDQMRKTR; translated from the coding sequence ATGGAAAAGCGCAAATCACCCCGGCAGCAGAAGAACCGCCAGCTCTTGCGTCAACTCCTGCGCCAGGCCCGGGAAGAGATCGGCATGATCCAGGACGAACTCAGCCGAAAGATGGGCCGCTCACAAGGGTTCGTCAGCAAATATGAACTGGGTGACCGCCGCATTGACGTTGTCGACATGGCCGAAGTCTGTGATGCTCTGGGAATCTCGTTTCTAGATCTCGCCAAACGCTTCGACCAGATGCGCAAAACCCGCTGA